A single genomic interval of Mangifera indica cultivar Alphonso chromosome 5, CATAS_Mindica_2.1, whole genome shotgun sequence harbors:
- the LOC123215443 gene encoding pentatricopeptide repeat-containing protein At4g02750-like: protein MRWFNPRHPSFFYYSTSTANLKSNYQVNTNGLIGQTTALQSVVSWNKTITKCRQNSQIIKAQKLFDKMPLKDIVSYNTILSGLNQAKNPEKVCQLFLEMERVGLKPNEYTLSIILSAVLNTELKLLVPQIHARTICLAHNASVFVGSALMKAYANAGDGVGLSKVFNEILNKDVSSWNALVSGYMELGRMHEAQKTFDTMPDKDVVSWTTLVNGYIRNKRINKARSIFNKITEKNVISWTVMISGYVQNERFVDALKLFVLMMKSDTMPNKFTYSSVLVACAGCCCLLVGQRVHSRIIKFGIPKDVVLSTSLVDMYAKCGDIDAAFSVFESMQRKNLASWNSMIGGYGRHGLGKRALAEFERMIKMGVKPDEVTFVNVLSACGHGGLVEEGEKRFDSMETKYGIKAEVEHYACMVDLYGRAGQLDKAEKLIKEMPFEGDVVIWGALLGGCGLHSNTKLGELAAEAISRLKKDHPALYSTLTKIHGEKGARSTVVTLRKILNEKRFRKQEACSWVESPFHEM from the coding sequence ATGCGTTGGTTCAATCCCCGCCATCCATCATTTTTCTACTACAGCACATCAACCGCCAATCTCAAATCCAATTACCAAGTCAATACTAATGGACTAATTGGTCAGACCACCGCATTGCAAAGCGTTGTTTCATGGAACAAAACCATCACTAAATGCCGACAAAACAGCCAAATTATTAAAGCCCAAAAGCTATTCGATAAAATGCCGCTAAAAGACATTGTTTCATATAATACCATTTTGTCAGGCTTAAACCAGGCTAAAAACCCGGAAAAAGTTTGTCAACTTTTCTTAGAAATGGAAAGGGTTGGCTTGAAGCCTAACGAGTATACATTGTCTATCATTCTTAGCGCGGTCTTGAACACGGAGCTAAAGCTTTTGGTGCCTCAAATTCATGCGCGTACTATTTGTTTGGCGCATAATGCAAGCGTGTTTGTTGGGTCGGCATTGATGAAAGCTTATGCAAATGCGGGTGACGGCGTGGGATTAAGcaaagtttttaatgaaattttgaataaagatGTTTCTTCGTGGAATGCGTTGGTTTCGGGATACATGGAGTTAGGGCGAATGCACGAGGCGCAGAAAACTTTCGACACTATGCCAGATAAGGATGTTGTTTCTTGGACTACTTTGGTTAATGGGTACATTAGGAATAAGAGAATTAATAAAGCTCGGTCTATATTCAATAAGATTACTGAAAAGAATGTCATTTCATGGACTGTGATGATTAGTGGGTATGTGCAAAATGAAAGATTTGTTGATGCATTGAAGCTGTTTGTCTTGATGATGAAATCGGATACAATGCCTAATAAATTTACGTATTCAAGTGTGTTGGTTGCTTGTGCAGGATGTTGTTGTCTTCTTGTGGGACAGCGAGTTCATTCAAGGATTATAAAGTTTGGCATCCCAAAGGATGTGGTTTTGTCAACATCACTAGTTgatatgtatgcaaaatgtggGGACATAGACGCAGCATTCTCTGTTTTTGAGTCGATGCAGAGGAAGAATTTGGCATCATGGAATTCAATGATAGGAGGTTATGGTAGGCATGGGCTTGGAAAAAGAGCATTGGCGGAGTTTGAGAGAATGATAAAAATGGGTGTTAAGCCAGATGAAGTTACATTTGTTAATGTGCTATCTGCATGTGGACATGGAGGGTTGGTTGAAGAAGGTGAAAAACGCTTTGATTCTATGGAGACAAAGTATGGAATCAAAGCTGAGGTAGAGCATTATGCTTGTATGGTGGACCTCTATGGCAGAGCCGGTCAACTGGACAAAGCAGAGAAGTTGATAAAAGAAATGCCATTTGAGGGTGACGTGGTGATTTGGGGTGCATTGCTTGGAGGCTGTGGCCTTCATTCAAATACAAAGCTCGGAGAGTTGGCTGCAGAGGCAATTTCCCGACTGAAAAAAGACCACCCTGCCCTGTATTCGACGCTGACCAAGATTCATGGTGAAAAGGGCGCACGGAGTACTGTTGTTACGTTGAGAAAAATACTGAACGAGAAACGTTTCCGCAAGCAAGAGGCATGTAGTTGGGTCGAATCTCCTTTTCATGAAATGTGA
- the LOC123215436 gene encoding probable pre-mRNA-splicing factor ATP-dependent RNA helicase DEAH2, whose product MGTERKGKVSLFDVVDETSVSGKLAKSNGSGATMNDNNSSINLWNGKPYSQRYYEILDKRATLLVWHQKEEFLHVLKASQVLILVGETGTGKTTQIPQFVLEAVDMETPDKRRTMMVACTQPRRVAAMSVSRRVAEEMDVAIGEEIGYRIRFEDCSSARTVLKYLTDGMLLREAMTDPLLERYKVIILDEAHERTLATDVLFGLLKEVLKNRTDLKLVVMSATLEAEKFQGYFNGAPLMKVPGRLHPVEIFYTQEPERDYLEAAIRTVVQIHMCEPPGDILVFLTGEEEIEDACRKISKEIANLGDQVGPVKAVPLYSTLPPAMQQKIFEPAPPPLKEGGPPGRKIVVSTNIAETSLTIDGIVYVIDPGFAKQKVYNPRVRVESLLVSPISKASAHQRTGRAGRTQPGKCFRLYTEKSFSNDLQPQTYPEILRSNLANTVLTLKKLGIDDLVHFDFMDPPAPETLMRALEVLNYLAALDDDGNLTELGEKMSEFPLDPQMSKMLVESPKYNCSNEILSISAMLSVPNCFVRPREAQKAADEAKARFGHIDGDHLMLLNVYHAFKQNNEDPSWCYENFINHRALKAADNVRQQLVRIMARFNLKLCSTDFNSRDYYVNIRKAMLSGYFMQVAHLERRGHYLTVKDNQLVHLHPSNCLDHKPEWVIYNEYVLTSRNFVRTVTDVRGEWLIDVAPHYYDLTNFPQCEAKRVLEKLYRKREKEWENRK is encoded by the exons ATGGGAACGGAGAGGAAGGGGAAGGTGAGCTTGTTTGATGTGGTAGACGAGACATCGGTCTCAGGCAAGTTAGCCAAATCAAACGGTTCTGGAGCGACGATGAACGACAACAATAGTTCTATTAATTTATGGAACGGGAAGCCTTACTCACAGAGGTATTATGAGATACTGGATAAGCGTGCAACTTTGCTTGTCTGGCATCAGAAGGAGGAATTTTTACATGTCTTGAAAGCCAGTCAAGTTCTGATATTGGTCGGTGAGACTGGTACTGGGAAAACTACTCAG ATTCCTCAGTTTGTATTGGAAGCTGTTGATATGGAAACCCCTGATAAGCGTAGGACGATGATGGTTGCATGCACCCAACCTCGTAGAGTGGCTGCAATGTCTGTTTCTCGGCGTGTTGCAGAAGAAATGGATGTAGCTATTGGAGAGGAGATTGGTTATAGAATCCGTTTTGAAGATTGCAGTAGTGCAAGAACAGTTTTGAA GTATCTAACAGATGGTATGCTTTTGAGAGAGGCAATGACTGATCCACTTTTAGAACGATACAAAGTAATTATCCTTGATGAGGCTCATGAAAGGACGTTGGCCACCGATGTGCTGTTTGGTCTTTTGAAAGAAGTATTGAAAAATAGAACTGATCTGAAACTAGTTGTCATGAGTGCAACTCTAGAGGCTGAAAAGTTCCAGGGTTATTTTAATGGTGCACCACTCATGAAGGTTCCTGGTAGGCTTCATCCAGTGGAAATTTTTTATACTCAGGAACCTGAGAGGGATTATCTGGAGGCAGCTATTCGAACTGTTGTTCAGATACACATGTGTGAACCTCCAGGGGACATACTTGTTTTTCTAACTGgagaggaagaaattgaagatgCATGCCGCAAAATATCTAAGGAGATTGCTAATTTGGGTGACCAAGTGGGCCCTGTTAAGGCAGTGCCTCTGTATTCTACTCTTCCTCCGGCTATGCAGCAGAAAATATTTGAGCCTGCTCCACCTCCACTCAAAGAAGGGGGCCCTCCTGGAAGGAAGATTGTAGTCTCTACCAACATCGCAGAAACTTCTTTGACCATAGACGGAATAGTATATGTTATTGATCCAGGGTTTGCTAAACAAAAGGTTTATAATCCACGAGTGCGTGTGGAGTCCTTATTGGTATCTCCAATATCAAAAGCAAGTGCACATCAGCGAACTGGGCGTGCTGGAAGAACTCAGCCGGGTAAATGTTTTCGTCTATACACTGAAAAAAGTTTCAGTAATGATCTTCAGCCACAGACCTATCCAGAAATATTGCGATCAAACCTTGCAAATACAGTGCTTACCTTGAAGAAACTAGGCATAGATGACCTGGTGCATTTTGATTTTATGGACCCCCCTGCTCCTGAGACACTGATGCGGGCATTAGAAGTGTTAAATTACTTGGCAGCACTTGATGATGATGGAAACTTAACAGAGCTGGGGGAAAAGATGAGTGAATTTCCATTAGATCCACAGATGTCAAAGATGCTTGTTGAGAGTCCCAAATACAACTGCTCGAATGAAATTCTATCAATTTCTGCCATGCTTTCAG TACCCAATTGCTTTGTCCGGCCTAGGGAGGCTCAGAAAGCTGCTGATGAAGCAAAAGCTAGGTTTGGGCACATCGATGGGGATCATCTGATGCTCTTAAACGTATATCATGCTTTCAAGCAAAACA ATGAGGATCCGTCTTGGTgctatgaaaattttatcaatcacaGGGCACTGAAGGCTGCTGATAATGTTAGACAACAGCTGGTTCGCATCATGGCAAGGTTCAACCTCAAGCTATGCAGCACTGATTTTAACAGTCGGGACTACTATGTCAACATCAGAAAGGCTATGCTATCTGGATATTTTATGCAAGTAGCTCACTTGGAACGCAGAGGACACTATTTGACAGTTAAAGATAACCAA TTGGTACATTTACATCCATCAAATTGCTTGGATCACAAGCCGGAGTGGGTCATCTATAATGAATATGTTCTTACCAGTCGGAATTTTGTCCGTACAGTTACAGATGTTAGAGGTGAATG GCTAATTGATGTAGCACCACACTACTATGATCTTACAAACTTTCCCCAGTGTGAAGCCAAACGTGTTCTTGAGAAGCTTTACAGGAAGCGGGAGAAGGAGTGGGAGAACCGAAAATGA
- the LOC123215444 gene encoding long chain acyl-CoA synthetase 1-like, translating into MCMVGAAGTVAVYNELRLEGVPDMGYHPLADPPTGEICVRGKTLFTGYYKNAELTREAIKDGWFHTGDIGQIHPNGVVKIIDRKKNLINLSQGEYVALEYLENVYSIAPIVENIWVHGDSFKSMLVAVVVPHEESTKKWAYSKGHTGSFSQLCSLDQLHDYVLSELHCVADKKKLRGFEYIKGVILDHRPFDMERDLVTATLKKRRNKLRQNFQVEIDELYGKLAAGRR; encoded by the exons ATGTGCATGGTTGGTGCTGCCGGTACAGTGGCCGTATACAATGAGCTACGCCTGGAGGGAGTCCCAGATATGGGCTACCATCCTCTAGCTGATCCTCCTACTGGTGAGATATGCGTGAGAGGCAAGACTCTTTTTACCGGTTATTACAAAAATGCTGAACTAACTAGAGAAGCTATTAAAGATGGGTGGTTTCATACAG GGGACATAGGTCAGATACATCCTAATGGAGTTGTTAAGATTATTGACAGGAAAAAGAATCTTATAAACCTATCCCAAGGAGAGTATGTGGCCCTTGAATATCTGGAGAATGTTTACAGCATAGCTCCTATTGTTGAAAAT ATTTGGGTCCACGGGGACAGCTTCAAGTCCATGTTAGTAGCAGTAGTTGTGCCACATGAAGAAAGCACCAAAAAATGGGCATACTCAAAGGGGCATACGGGTTCATTCTCGCAACTTTGTTCCCTTGATCAGCTACACGATTATGTCCTCTCAGAGCTACACTGTGTAGCCGATAAAAAGAAG CTGAGGGgctttgaatacataaaagGAGTCATTCTGGATCATCGCCCCTTTGACATGGAAAGGGATTTGGTGACTGCCAcattgaagaaaagaagaaacaaattgcGCCAAAATTTTCAG GTGGAAATCGATGAGCTCTATGGGAAACTGGCTGCTGGAAGACGTTGA
- the LOC123215439 gene encoding pentatricopeptide repeat-containing protein At4g02750-like yields MLWFNPRHPSFFYYNTSTANLKSNYQVNTNGLIGQTTALQSVVSWNKTITKCRQNSQIIKAQKLFDKMPLKDIVSYNTILPGLNQAKNPEKVCQLFLEMERVGLKPNEYTLSMIFSAALNTELKLLVSQIHARTICLALNASVFVGSALMKAYADAGDGVGLGKVFNEIFNKDVSSWNALVSGYMELGRMHEAQKTFDTMPDKDVVSWTTLVNGYIRNKRINKARSIFNKITEKNVISWTVKINRYVQSERFVDALKMFVLMMRSDTMPNKFTYSSVLDACAGCCCLLVGQQVHSSIMKFGIPKDVVLSTSLVNMYAKCGDIDAAFSVFESVQRKNLASWNSMIGGYCRHGLGKRALEEFERMIKMGVKPDEVTFVNVLSACGHGGLVEEGEKHFDSTETKYGINAEVKHYACMVDLCGRAGQLDKAEKLIKEMPFEGDVVIWGALLGGCGHHSNTKLGELAAEAISRLKKDHPALFSTLTKIHGEKGARSTVVTLRKILNEKRFRKQEACSWVESPFHEM; encoded by the coding sequence ATGCTTTGGTTCAATCCACGCCATCCATCATTTTTCTACTACAACACATCAACCGCCAATCTCAAATCCAATTACCAAGTCAATACTAATGGACTAATTGGTCAGACCACCGCATTGCAAAGCGTTGTTTCATGGAACAAAACCATCACTAAATGCCGACAAAACAGCCAAATTATTAAAGCCCAAAAGCTATTCGATAAAATGCCGCTAAAAGACATTGTTTCATATAATACCATTTTGCCAGGCTTAAACCAGGCTAAAAACCCGGAAAAAGTTTGTCAACTTTTCTTAGAAATGGAAAGGGTTGGCTTGAAGCCCAACGAGTATACATTATCTATGATTTTTAGCGCGGCCTTGAACACGGAGCTAAAGCTTTTGGTGTCTCAAATTCATGCGCGTACTATTTGTTTGGCGCTTAATGCCAGCGTGTTTGTTGGGTCGGCATTGATGAAAGCTTATGCAGATGCGGGTGACGGCGTGGGATTAGGcaaagtttttaatgaaattttcaataaagaTGTTTCTTCATGGAATGCGTTGGTTTCGGGATACATGGAGTTAGGGCGAATGCACGAGGCTCAGAAAACTTTCGACACTATGCCAGATAAGGATGTTGTTTCTTGGACTACTTTGGTTAATGGGTACATTAGGAATAAGAGAATTAATAAAGCCCGGTCTATATTCAATAAGATTACTGAAAAGAATGTCATTTCATGGACTGTGAAGATTAATAGGTATGTGCAAAGTGAAAGATTTGTTGACGCATTGAAGATGTTTGTCTTGATGATGAGATCGGATACAATGCCTAATAAATTTACGTATTCAAGTGTGTTGGATGCTTGTGCAGGATGTTGTTGTCTTCTTGTGGGACAGCAAGTTCATTCAAGCATTATGAAGTTTGGCATCCCAAAGGATGTGGTTTTGTCAACATCACTAGTTAATATGTACGCAAAATGTGGGGACATAGACGCAGCATTCTCTGTTTTTGAGTCGGTGCAGAGAAAGAATTTGGCATCATGGAATTCAATGATAGGAGGTTATTGTAGGCATGGGCTTGGAAAAAGAGCATTGGAGGAGTTTGAGAGAATGATAAAAATGGGTGTTAAGCCAGATGAAGTTACATTTGTTAATGTGCTATCTGCATGTGGACATGGAGGGTTGGTTGAAGAAGGTGAAAAACACTTTGATTCTACGGAGACAAAGTATGGAATCAATGCTGAGGTAAAGCATTATGCTTGTATGGTTGACCTCTGTGGCAGAGCCGGTCAACTGGACAAAGCAGAGAAGTTGATAAAAGAAATGCCATTTGAGGGTGACGTGGTGATTTGGGGTGCATTGCTTGGAGGCTGTGGCCATCATTCAAATACAAAGCTCGGAGAGTTGGCTGCAGAGGCAATTTCCCGACTGAAAAAAGACCACCCTGCCCTGTTTTCGACGCTGACCAAGATTCATGGTGAAAAGGGCGCACGGAGTACTGTTGTTACGTTGAGAAAAATACTGAACGAGAAACGTTTCCGCAAGCAAGAGGCATGTAGTTGGGTCGAATCTCCTTTTCATGAAATGTGA